CTGGCAGACCCGGTCGAGGTCGCGGTGGTAGCGCTCGTAGGCGTCCGCGTCGCGCTTGGAGTGGCGCCGGATCTCCTGGATGTTCTGGGCGTGGTCGTCGCCGAACAGCAGGTGGTCGCCGTCCCCGGTCGGGTGGAACGACGACGGCATCATCAGCGGCAGGAACCCGTGCTTGACCAGCTCGAGCTCCTGGACGATCTCCGGGCGCAGCAGGCTCAGGGCGTAGGAGAACGTCGTGAAGTGGAAGCCCGGCTGCAGCTCCTCGGTGATCGCCGCGCCGCCGACCAGCTGGTTCTTCTCCAGCACCAGCGTGCGCAGCCCGGCCTTGGCCAGGTACGCCGCGTGGGTCAGCCCGTTGTGGCCGCCGCCGACGACGATCGCGTCGTACTCGTGGCTGCTCATGGCTTCGTCACTGCTCCTTCTTCCGGGGCGGGTCGAAGAACGGCATCCGCGTCGTGCGGACCCGCACCGTCGTGTTGTGGTGGTTGATCGCGAGCTCCAGGCGCAGGTCCGTGCCCGGCGTGCTGAGGTCCGGCCGCACGCGCGCGATGCCGATGTGCTGCTGCAGGACCGGGCTGTAGACGAAGCTCGTGCAGTAGCCGACCTCGCGCCGCTCGTCGTCGAGGACCAGCGACTCGTAGGGCAGCGGGTGCTCGCTCTTGGGCGGGAACAGCCCCGCCTCGCGGTGCAGCCGGTCCCAGTCGGCCCAGTCCACGACGATGCCGGTCGTCGCCCAGCGGCTCGTGCCCTGCTCGAGCTCGCGCCGGATGGCCTCGCTCCCGACGAACCGGCGCTCGCCGTTCCGGACCCCGCCGAGCATCCAGCCCCAGCCGAGCTCCTTGGGCGTGACCCTGTCCGCGTCGCTGAAGGCCAGCCGCGCGTCGTGCCACTCCACGTCGATCAGCGCCAGCCCCGCCTCGATGCGCAGGGTCATCAGCGCCTCCTCGCCGAACGGCCTGATGCTGTGGTCCCTCCCCGCCTCGAGGACCGCGTCCAGGACGTCCGTGGCGCTGTCGGCGGGCACGGTCAGCTCGTAGCCCAGGTCGCCGGTGTAGCCCGTCCGGCTCAGCGTCACCTCGGTGTCGGCGATCTTGGTGTTGACGTGGTCGAAGTACGTCAGGCCCTGGACCTCCGGCGCCAGCGCGCCGAGCACCGCGCGACTGCGCGGGCCCTGCACCGCGAGCATCCCGAAGTCGTCGGTCACGTCCTCCAGCTCGACCTGCAGCCCCGCCCCCAGCTCCTCGAACCAGCTCAGCGCCGGCCGCGCCGCCGTCAGCAGGAACTCGTCCTGCCCGTGCCGGAACACCACCCCGTCGTGCATGACGTGCCCGTCGTCGTCGCACCATGCGGTGTACTGCGCCTGCCCCGGCCGGCACGCCCGCACGTCCCGGGTCAGCGCCCCCGCCAGCAGCCGCTCCGCGTCGCGCCCGCGCACGGCGTACTTGAAGAGCGGGCTGGTGTCGAAGACCCCCACGCCGTTGCGGACCGCGAAGTACTCGTGCTTGGGCGCGTGTGTGTAGCGCAGCGGCGACAGCGTGCCCTGCCAGTGTGTGTAGAGCCCCTGGTCGTTCAGCTCGCTCAGCCGCGCGTGGAACGGTGTGGTGCGCACGGGAGGCACGCTACCCCTTACTGACTCCCGAGTCAGTAGGCACGGTGGCTGAGGTGCGAGGCCGTCCACGGCCGAGCCTCGAAGCCACCAGACGTCCACACCGGACGCAACCGAGCAAGTTCTCCACAGGACCAGGGGAAGCGGGGGAACGCGAGGGCAGGCTCAACGCATGCCCCACGCCTACATCCTCCGCTGCCGCGACGACACCTACTACGTCGGCAGCACCCGCGACCTCGACGCTCGTCTCTGGCAGCACAACCACAGCGAAGACGGCGCGACGTACACCCGCCGACGACGCCCGGTCACCCTGATCTGGAACGCCGAGTTCGACTCCATCGAGCAGGCCTTCGCCTTCGAGAAGCGCATCGCCGGCTGGCGCCGCGAGAAGAAGGAAGCGCTCATGCGTGGCGACTTCGACGCCCTGCCCGAGCTGTCCCGCCGCAGATCCGTCCGCGAGAACGGTGGCTGAGGTGCGAGGCCGTCCACGGCCCGAGCCTCG
This genomic window from Nocardioides anomalus contains:
- a CDS encoding aminomethyltransferase family protein, which produces MRTTPFHARLSELNDQGLYTHWQGTLSPLRYTHAPKHEYFAVRNGVGVFDTSPLFKYAVRGRDAERLLAGALTRDVRACRPGQAQYTAWCDDDGHVMHDGVVFRHGQDEFLLTAARPALSWFEELGAGLQVELEDVTDDFGMLAVQGPRSRAVLGALAPEVQGLTYFDHVNTKIADTEVTLSRTGYTGDLGYELTVPADSATDVLDAVLEAGRDHSIRPFGEEALMTLRIEAGLALIDVEWHDARLAFSDADRVTPKELGWGWMLGGVRNGERRFVGSEAIRRELEQGTSRWATTGIVVDWADWDRLHREAGLFPPKSEHPLPYESLVLDDERREVGYCTSFVYSPVLQQHIGIARVRPDLSTPGTDLRLELAINHHNTTVRVRTTRMPFFDPPRKKEQ
- a CDS encoding GIY-YIG nuclease family protein; translated protein: MPHAYILRCRDDTYYVGSTRDLDARLWQHNHSEDGATYTRRRRPVTLIWNAEFDSIEQAFAFEKRIAGWRREKKEALMRGDFDALPELSRRRSVRENGG